The Apium graveolens cultivar Ventura chromosome 10, ASM990537v1, whole genome shotgun sequence nucleotide sequence GGAGGCAATAATTGGCCTCCTCAGAGTCTACATATTTCAAGGTAGGTGCGGAAAAGGTTCTTCTGTATAGCTGACCCTCTTCCAGGAAGAAACGAGCAGCTTTGTGCTTCAAATATCTGGCCTTGTTCTGGTCTTCCGGGAGTGTCCCATCTCTTAAGTAAGTTATGTAAAGAGTCATCCAATTGTCTGGGCTCCCGATGCACAGGACCCCAACTCACTCTGTGCTGGGTACTTTAAGTTCTTCGAAGTATACTGAACTAACGAGGTCGGAGGAATTCTGCACGAGCTTGGACAGCTCATCCGCTGTGGAGTTCTCTTCTCTGTTGATCTGAAGTATGGTGATGTCGGGAGTGGCTTCCAAGATGCTCCGTACCATTGCCTGGTACTGTGCCAGTGTTGGATCTTTCGCGATATATTCTCCGGTGGTTTGCTTGACCACGATCTGAGAATCATTGTGGATGATCATTCTTGAGATGCCAAGAGATTTTGCCAACTTGAGCCCGGCAATGAGTGCTTCATATTCAGCCTGATTATTCGTTGCCTTGAAAGCGAAAGTTATTGCCTGTTGAATGGTAAAGCCCTCCGGGCTAATAAGGATGAGGCCCGCTCCGGACCTTTCAGCCGTGGATGATCCGTCGACATAGAGCTTCCAGGAATCCATCCTCGAGTTGGTTCTCTCCGGGGATATTTCTTGGGGTAAAGGTTGATTAAGTTCCGGGAAGGTGCATTCCATCACAAATTCGGCTAAGGCCTGAGcctttattgccgttcgtggcaCGAATTTGATGTTGAATTGACTTAGTTCAATGGCCCAGTTAACTAACCTTCCAGAGGCATCTGGCTTGTGAATGACCTTCCTGAGCTGCTGGTCCGTGACCACTCTGATCTCCCGGCCTTGGAAGTATTGCCTCAGCTTCCTGCTGGAGTGCACGAGGGCCAAGGCAAACTTTTCCAAGTAAGGGTACCGAGTCTCGGCATCCTTGAGGACTTGGCTGACATAGTAGACGGGGCTCTGCATTCCTCCTTCCTCCCGGACCAGTGCCGAGGAGACGGCTTTGGGGCCGGCGGCGATGTAGAGAGACAGAGGTTCTCCGGGCTTGGCTTTGGAGAGCACCGGGGGGTCCATCAGGTGCCTCTTGATTTCCTCGAAAGCTGTATGACATTCTGGTGTCCAGTCCACTAACTTCTTGTTTCGGGCCCCTTTCAGCAACTCGAAGAATGAGAGACATCTCTCCGCTAGTTTCGGGATAAATCTTCGCAGGGCTGCTAGGCATCCTGCCAACTTCTGGATGTCCCTCTGTGTTTGGGGTATCTTCATTTCTATGATGGCGGTGATCTTCTCTGGGTTTGCTTCTATTCCTCTTTCGCTGACCAAGAATCCCAGGAATTTGCCTGAAGGTACCCCGAACGCACATTTCTCCGGGTTCAGCTTCATGTTGTACCTCCTTAGGTTGTCAAAGCACTCCTTGAGGTCTTTTATGTGATCCGGGGTGGTGAGTGACTTGGAGATCATATCGTCTACATAAGATTCCATGTTCCTCCCCAACTGGCTCTTGAAAATTGTGTTCATCATTTTCTGGTAGGTGGCTCCAGCGTTAATGAGTCCGAAAGGCATCATGATGAAGGCGTAAACCGCCCTATGAGTAATGAAGGCCGTTTTGGCGATGTCTTCGGGATTCATGCGAACCTGGTTGTATCCCGAAAAGGAGTCCATGAAGCTGAGCATGGTATGGCCCGAAGTCGCGTCGATTAGCTGGTCAATATTTGGGAGGGGATAGGAGTCTTTAGGGCACGCAGCATTGAGGCTCGTGTAGTCgacacacattctccactttccgttTGGCTTCTTGACTAGCACCACGTTGGCGAGCCAGTCGGGATACTTGATCTCGCAGATGATGTCGGCCCTGAGCAGCTTTTCTATCTCCACGTATATTGCTTGCTGTCGTTCGGGAGCAAAATTTCTCCTTTTCTGTTTGATTGGTTTTTCCTTGGGGTCTACATCCAGGCTGTGCATTGCCACTGACTGATCGATTCCGGGCATATCCTCTGGCGTCCATGCGAATACATCCGCATATTCTTTTAACAGTGAGATGAGCTCTTCCTGAAAGAATGTCTCCAGGCCTTTTCCAATTTTCAACTTACGGGTGGGGTTCCCGGGGTCCAATTCTATCTCTAACGTCTGGGCGGCAGGCTCTACCTTGGTTTTCTCTCTTACTTCCATAAATCTCTGTATCCGGGCGTCGGCGTTGGTTGCGCTGTATCCCGAGTCCTTTATCATGTTGACATCCAGCTTTAGCCTTTTGTTGAAATGTTCGCGATGTTTCTTGCGGCTTTGGCCTTTGGGTAAGGCCATTGCCTTCTTTCTGTTTTCTGGGTCAGTTTCAGCCATGACCAGTGCCTGTCCATAGCATCTTCCCGAAGCGCCCCGGTCCCCCCTGAGTTCCCCAATGCCTCCCGGGGTGGGAAACTTCAGCTTCAGGTGAATTGTAGACGGGATGGCCCGGATCTTGGTGATGGTAGGTCTTCCCAGGATCATGTTATAAGAGGATGCAACACTTATCACGTAGAATTTCATGACATGAGATACATGCCGGGGAGCGGTACCAAAGACCATGAGGAGGTATATTACCCCGCGGATCGGGATCATATTGTTTTCGAATCTGTAGAGAGGGTCTTCGAGGCATGGATCCATGCGGAGGTGTCCCAACTTCATCCTGTTAAGGGTGTGTTCGAAAACAATGTTAGCTGAGAAACCATTATCAACCAAAATTCTTTGTACCTCATTGTCGGCGATGTCGAGGGTCACGACCAGGGCTTGGTTGTGCTCGGGATCCAGGCCTTCACAATCTGTATTGGAGAAATATATGCACTCATCTTCAGCCggctggatcatcaagacatcGCTGCCCTCATCTGGACTTCGGGGCGGGGAGGAGGTCCCCCCAAAAATCATGTTGACCATATGTTTCCCTCCACCGGAGGGTTTATCTCTGTCATCAAGTCTTCTCTGTAGGTACTGGTTCATGTTGCCCTTTTTTATCTGATCTTCAATGAACATTTTGAAAGAAAAGCAGTTCTCCGTGGTGTGGCCGTGATATTCGTGGTACCCACAATGCTTGTCCCGGGCCCTGTTCCCGGGGGGTGCCAACAGCGGCTTCAGGGGGTAATAAAAGGGCTTTCCCTTGACCTCTCTCAAGATGTCGGCCCGGGGTCGATTGAGCGGAGTCCACTCGGGCTCCGGTTTGGGTTCCCTCTTAGGCTTTGGCTTCTTTTCATTTTTCTGGTGTCTGGAGTAGTCATCCCGGGGTGGGGTCCCCCTGGATTGCTGCACATAATTGGTTTGTCTATCTATCTTGTGCCTCTTTTCTTTCCCGTAGGGGCGGCGGTGTTCTGGGGATTCATCATCATCCCGGATCCTCCTGTTCATCTTCATTGAGGTGAGGAAGTCATTTTCTTTGATAAACTTGGACGCCATTGCATAGGCTGAAGCAAGGCTTTGGGGTTCCCTATGGATTAGGTCCTTCACGTAGCCTTCACATGAAACTGGGTGGAGATTTTGCCGGAAAATATTCACGCCTTCCTTCTCTTCAAGGTTGGAGAGCTGGTTGACCGATTCTTGAAATCTTTTGATGAACTCTGGGAGAGTTTCTCTGCTTCTCTGTTGTATGGTTTCCAAGTGGCACATCTGAAGCTCATTCATACGGTTCGCCCTGAACCTCTTGAGAAATATCTCCCGGAAGTCCTTCCAAGAGTCGATGCTCCGGGAGGAGATTCGACTGAACCATTTATGTGCTCCACCCTTCAGTGTTGAGGCGAAGAAGCGACATTTGGTGAGGTCACTGTAATCGTATATGTTCGAGATCTGTTCAAAGTAGTTGAGATGTTCTTCAGGGTCGGCAAGTCCATCAAAAGAGTCGAAGTTGAAGTGCTTGAGCGCTAACTCCCTGTGGGTGGATTCCAGCTTTCTGGTGAAGGGCGTGGCCGCCGCCCCGACTTCCACATCCCCTTCCACTTTTCTTTTAAGGTCCTGGAGAACTCGGGCCATTTGCTCCTGCTTGGATTTGCACTCTTTTTTCTATGTTGTCTTTGGCCTTGGCCTCTTCCTCCTTTCGAATACGGTCCCGGAGCGTGGCCCTCTTGATCTCGTCTTGGGCGTCCTCTGACGGCCTCTTAGTTTTGCCGATTCGGTCCAAGACTGAGCCCCGGGATTCTTCTGAATGCTCTTCCTGGTCTTCAGGACGGGTCTCAGGAGCCTTGTTCTTTTCTTTCCACAGGTCCATAGCCGCTTGAATCTGCTCCGGGGTCATATTTCCCCAGGGGTTTGTAGAGGTTTCCGCATACTTGTGGGCTGCTTTCTCTATGGTTAATCTCTGGTCTCCGGGCTGAAGCTGAGACGAAGCACGAGCTGTGGGGGGCTCTTCATCTATATCTTCCATCTCGCCGTCCCTGGGCGGGGCGACCGTGGGCTGAATGGTTCCGGAGACCGAGGTCTTGCTTTTTCGCGTGGTCATTATTCTCAGGACACAGTAAGGGGGATGGTGCTAGGATGTGTGATCGTCCTGGAGAAAGAATAAGGAGAGTGAGCTGTAAAGAGAGAGAGGGTTTTCGTTCTTACCAGAGAGGGTTTCTTTGGTTTTGTAGCTGTGCAACGTAGCTGGAGATGACACCACGTCACCGGAGGTTCAGCCCTCCTTCCAGCGCCAATGATAACTCGGTTTCTTCCCAGGTCTTCTCCTTTCTCTCACGTGCCGGGACCCGGCCTCCGCAGCGGTTTGGGTGCGGTTAACCTGCTAGGTAGGGGTCtctgcaaaacagaaccggagggggggtTGTATCCCGCGGcaactccggtgtgagaataagaaatgggctttcttgaagaagaagaagaagagggaagaaggagctattcaaaaatatgtgagggtgtgtgtatgtgtgtatagcagtcaaatatttttcaacccttaaaaccctctttttggggccttttataggtctcaagatttagggtttttggggtttgtacctcttcatcctGGCCTTTGATCATTCTTGGTTGGTGACAGGTTGGACGGTCCAGATGAGCTGCGTGGTCAGGTGTCCTTTCTCCATCAGAGCTATCTTGGGATGATTACCCATGAATGGCTAGGATGCAATTGTTCCATTTTGGGTAACATGAGACAGTTGACTCTTTTGCCCTGTGCCATGTGACACCGGGAACCACTTCGGTTTGGACCTGGGGTGGGATCTCTTTTGAGCCCCTGTACTTCTATCTGGGCCTGATTATTTCTGGCCCATCAAGGCATATTTTAACATAACAAAATGGAGTCAATTGATCGCAAAATAGATGACCTGATATGACTCTTAAATTAAAATTGAATGTTTGTTGGTTTCACCTCTGGTATTTTGTTTCCTCTCCCTTCTGATACTACTTGGTAGTCTCAAAAAgtggaaatagaaagatagaagCAAAACCACCATCCTTTAGTTCTGATAAAAAAAGGTTACCTGATGTTTTCATCAAAGGCATCAGTCATGTGCTTGCTACCTTGAAACTTACTCCCTTCGGGCGAGAAGCGAGTGTTATAATGTACATTTAATCTTGATGATTAcaatgaaaaaataaataaatgtgaCACGTGGCAACAACCCCCCGTCAACGATACATGAATGCCCCTCTGCTTTGATCAGTAACTTACCAAAAATTAATAAGAGAATTTCAATATTCAACATATAATTTGTGTAATTTGATCCGATCCGATATATAATTGGAATGAAATGCATGAATTTGGTAACTAACACCAGTTTAGAACGGAGGGAATGTAATCCATTATAAGTTTATAACTCTCATGTTCGTCTCTCACATTCATAACTCTCCTCCAATTTTTGTTACCAACACATGCAAATATATTTCCTTTTGTTTTTTCATATAAAATCACGCAGCTCCTCACATTGTCTCTTATTCTGAACACCCCCCCTTGATTCCCTCCAAAGTTTTTCATTGTTCATACAAGGGGATATGCTTGTGACTTGTGATGTGAGAGACAACAAAAAGGCTCTAGCATCATATTTACCTTGGCCATTGTTGTTGTCTCTCTCCAATATTACCCCTACAACTTTTTATTTATCTAACACGTTAATCACACACATTTTTTGTAACTTAGCTACATTATGGAAGCAGTAGTTTCGTTGTTTGAATCCGTTGATTATTTTCTCTTCTCTGCATCCTCGGCTCTTACTGCCCCTCTCGGTCGTTTCATCCACATTCAGGTTCGACCAATTTTTCATTGCATTTATGTGTGTCTGCATTTGTTTAAGGTCTTTGTATGTCCTGCAGGGATGTGTTATATTGTTTCTTCTTGCGTTAGGATGGACCGGTGCTGCTTATGTCAGGTATTTTATTAGTGCTGCTAACAGTCGGTCTGAAATTTTAAGAGAATATTCTGTGAAAAGTTGTGAGGAAAAGGTAGCAAGTCTTTGGTAACTACATTGATAAGAATTCTATGTTGAAGAAAAAAATGAATGTTATAAATTTGGGATTGTTTTGCCTATAAAAACTAATGATATCATCAGTATTCTGCATAGTCTTAAACCTGCATTTTCGTAAATTACAAAAATTTGAACTTCTCCTTTCTGTAGTACCAAGAGCTACTTTTAGAATTAGGAAAGAGATCAGTCAGAGCAATGCCAATCAAGCTCCTAGTCAAATTATGACATGATTGAGTTAATAGTAAACCTCTACTAAAGAAGTGTTTGCAAAGCTGTAATTATCTTTGCAGGAGAAGAGAGATTAAGAAGATAAGGACTAGCATGAGAAGTGGCAATAGCTTGGCATTTCTTTATCAGGACATAGATCAATTCGAGCATTCTAAACAGGCCAAATTACCGAGAGTGACAGTTGTATTGCCTTTAAAAGGGTTTGGTGAACACAATTTACACAACTGGAGAAGCCAGGTACTATGCATCGTACCTAATATCTTCAGCTTTATTGCCTTACAGATGATTAAACAAATAGCTTGTGTACACAGGCCAAATCAGTCCCTTCACCTACACTTCATCACAGTGAATTTATTTTTGTTTACTCTATGCAGATGACATCTCTTTACGGCGGTCCTATAGAATTTCTTTTTATTGTAGATAGTAAACAAGACCCTGCTTATCATGCTGTTTCCCGCCTACTATCAGAATATAAGGTAAGCTTCTAAATATTTTCCAGAAACAAGTTAGGTTAGAAATCCAAATGAAATTATGAATTTATCTTATACTGCAATTGCATGCCTGATTTTCATACTTATGGAATTGAGATTAAGCACTACTAGAAGAAGCATTTGCTACTTCAGCTTTGTGCACAATATTTCTTTGATATTATCGCGTTAGATTCAAGTGGAAATAGATATATTGTCTTCTATATTAATGTCAAAAGTTGAGTGTAgtttttgtaaaaaaattataCATGGTCTTTATTTCCCTTGGTCTAAGTGTTTTTCCTTTATTTCCATTAGCGAGTGCAGCAATATACTGAAGGGATTTAGTGAAAGTTGTGATTTGCTCGTACAATTTAGACTTTAAACCTTCATGTCTTGGCCTTTCTGGCTTCAGCCTCAGATGCATTTTTTCATCACATGGTATAATTGTGTACAGTTTACTTGCTGTCTTCCTGTTGCTTTACATTTAAAAGCTTTTATTTAATATGTTTCCAGGACAATGTTGAAGCAAAAATTATTGTGGCAGGTCAATCCACAACCTGTAGTCAAAAAATTCACAATCAGTTGGTATGCTGCAAGTCTATACATCTTATTTAGCATTTACTTCGAATACCTGATTGGTATATTACACACCTGTTGTCAAAGTTCATTTTCCATTCTTTATGGTTCTCTAAGATGATATGAATTAATAGACTGCGCATTTGATCATATTCACCTGTAGTGGTGCACGGCATAATTGATTCTCTTTCTGGTAAACTCTGAAGAGATGTTGTTGGAATAGAAATTGGACAAGCTCAGACTGACCTTGTGGTGGTTGGAGGTAGGGAACAATGAAGCCAGGGAGATGGGATTGGGCTTGAAACCCttgaatattttaaatcataaaAGTCATAAATTTAAAATCTCAGTGGAGGGGAAAACTTTAAGACATTTCAAAATTTACAGATGCGTTATAAATATTAATAGATTAAATTATATTTGATCAAGCAGCCTTCTCAGTCCAGGAAATAGAGGGGGCATCCGGCATTTCTTGTTAGATTCTAGATGAATATATAGAGCTTTTTGCTTGTACTGGTCTTTTGATATTCTGAATGACTAGAATTGTGTAACTTATTGTCTTTCACTTAATTGAGCTACTGTACACAGGTTGGGGCGGAGAATATGCACAAAGATAGCAAGTATATAGTGTTTCTAGATGATGATGTTAGACTGCATCCAGGGTCCATTGGAGCTTTAACTGCAGAGATGGAAAAAAATCCTGATGTATGTTTCTGGTGATGCACATTTTTAAAGCCAATTTTAACACCCTGCCCAAGAACTTAAGACTTGAGAAAAATTTACGTGGTTATGCACTTATGTCGTTGCAGATTCCAGTTGGCTTCACAATTTAACTGTATGAAAATGATGTGCAGATATTTATTCAAACTGGATACCCTCTCGATTTACCATCTGGAAGCTTAGGAAGCTACTGTATATATGAATATCACATGGTACGCCACTATCTCGTCCTTTAGCAATGCAAACGTCTACAGCTGTTGATACTTTTTGAgtttttgggttgtaatattGTATCTGTGAAGTGAGAGGAGATATTAGCTATCAACATTGAGCAATGCTGCATTTGTTTTATTCTAACAGAGAAATCCACTAAATCTGTCTAATTAGAATTTTCATAGGCAGGAATCAGGATTAAGTTTTAGGGTTAAGATTAATGTTGTAAGTATAAAGACTGATCACGCACAACCTTATTACTTCTAGATATGCTCATAACTAGGTTTATACAAGCAAGGACTTGGTCTTACCTAACAGTAAAATTTCTATCATGCACTTTCTTGACTTGCCTGGTATCTATTTTGTCACCACGTGAATGTTTAGGCATCTGTAAGTTGTCGTAATCTGATCTTTTCAGTTTACAGCCGTGCTCAATAGGATTTGCTACCGGTGGTAAAACATTTTTCTTATGGGGAGGATGTATGATGGTAAGTGCCTAAGTTTTCATTTTGTTTGTTTTATTTTATGAGTAATACTTGGGCGGTGATGCCTTGTGCTTGGCAATCCATTTTTCAGATGCATTCGGATGATTTCAGAAAAGACACTCATGGTGTTGTTTCAGGACTTCGTGATGGCGGCTACTCTGATGATATGACTCTTGCGGCTATAGCTGGTAATGTCAGTCAGACatgtatttatatataatttGAGTTTTGTACTTATTCCGATGAAGAAGTCAAAAAACGTTCTATGCAATCTTTGATCCGAGTGCCTACACACACGAAAGGCAAGTTAGACTCTCCTTTCAGTAGGTGTAGCTTAACTAAAAGAGTTCCACATGTAAAAACTAAAAGACTGCGCTTGCTTGACATACATTTTCATATTAATGTAATGAGTGGTTCTTCTCATATAATTTCCATTGTTATTGTTACTTCTAGGGGCTCATAAGAGGCTCATTACATCACCTCCAGTTGCTGTCTTTCCGCATCCTCTTGCATCTGATCTCACTTTCGCCAGGTTTCTACAACAAAACATGCCTTCACATAATGTATGCCGTTTGTCTTATCTTACGCCATCACCACCTCAGTTTACAATTTGTAAAGGTACTGGAATTACTTGCGGAAGCAAACATTCGTTCTAGAATCATACATAACGTACGAAAACTGGATCATGAACCGCATACTGTTTTTTGTTCACCTGTACATATCATGGGCATTTGTAGCACCATATATCTTGTCAGTGATTCATATTGTAGCAGCACTATGGTTTCAGTCCAAGGGCTATCGGCTGGAAGAAACAATTTTATCAACTGGTGAGCTCACTACTTATCTTAGTTAGTTGGTACAGCAGATACGAACAAAGAATATGACATCTATAAATGTCTAACTAGATGAAGAAATGTTAGAATTTTGTTATGTATCTAAATCAGTAGAATATTTTTGTCCAGGGTTGTTCTTAGTGGGATGGCATGCCTTGTTCACCCTCTGGGCACTACTTGCAGTGTGGAACTTGACAAGAGTGGAAGTCCAACTCTGTAACTTTTTATCTCCTCAAGGCCCTCAAATTTCAATGGCTTCTTATAATTTATGCCTTGTAAGCTCTTCCAAATCATTTCTCGAAAAGAATGTAGCTACCTGCATCTTTTTTTAATTTTGTGTAAAACATACTTCATTAGATGTGAAATAAGATAAAAATCTGGCTAATCATGTTTAGGCAATGGTACAGGTGTTCCTTGCATTGTTGGTAGGTAATGTGTTGTTCCCCATATGTGCTTTGCGTTCTCATTTCTCCCAGTGTATCAACTGGTCTGGAATCGTATACC carries:
- the LOC141691435 gene encoding uncharacterized protein LOC141691435; translated protein: MNELQMCHLETIQQRSRETLPEFIKRFQESVNQLSNLEEKEGVNIFRQNLHPVSCEGYVKDLIHREPQSLASAYAMASKFIKENDFLTSMKMNRRIRDDDESPEHRRPYGKEKRHKIDRQTNYVQQSRGTPPRDDYSRHQKNEKKPKPKREPKPEPEWTPLNRPRADILREVKGKPFYYPLKPLLAPPGNRARDKHCGYHEYHGHTTENCFSFKMFIEDQIKKGNMNQYLQRRLDDRDKPSGGGKHMVNMIFGGTSSPPRSPDEGSDVLMIQPAEDECIYFSNTDCEGLDPEHNQALVVTLDIADNEVQRILVDNGFSANIVFEHTLNRMKLGHLRMDPCLEDPLYRFENNMIPIRGVIYLLMVFGTAPRHVSHVMKFYVISVASSYNMILGRPTITKIRAIPSTIHLKLKFPTPGGIGELRGDRGASGRCYGQALVMAETDPENRKKAMALPKGQSRKKHREHFNKRLKLDVNMIKDSGYSATNADARIQRFMEVREKTKVEPAAQTLEIELDPGNPTRKLKIGKGLETFFQEELISLLKEYADVFAWTPEDMPGIDQSVAMHSLDVDPKEKPIKQKRRNFAPERQQAIYVEIEKLLRADIICEIKYPDWLANVVLVKKPNGKWRMCVDYTSLNAACPKDSYPLPNIDQLIDATSGHTMLSFMDSFSGYNQVRMNPEDIAKTAFITHRAVYAFIMMPFGLINAGATYQKMMNTIFKSQLGRNMESYVDDMISKSLTTPDHIKDLKECFDNLRRYNMKLNPEKCAFGVPSGKFLGFLVSERGIEANPEKITAIIEMKIPQTQRDIQKLAGCLAALRRFIPKLAERCLSFFELLKGARNKKLVDWTPECHTAFEEIKRHLMDPPVLSKAKPGEPLSLYIAAGPKAVSSALVREEGGMQSPVYYVSQVLKDAETRYPYLEKFALALVHSSRKLRQYFQGREIRVVTDQQLRKVIHKPDASGRLVNWAIELSQFNIKFVPRTAIKAQALAEFVMECTFPELNQPLPQEISPERTNSRMDSWKLYVDGSSTAERSGAGLILISPEGFTIQQAITFAFKATNNQAEYEALIAGLKLAKSLGISRMIIHNDSQIVVKQTTGEYIAKDPTLAQYQAMVRSILEATPDITILQINREENSTADELSKLVQNSSDLVSSVYFEELKVPSTE
- the LOC141690187 gene encoding uncharacterized protein LOC141690187 isoform X1; protein product: MEAVVSLFESVDYFLFSASSALTAPLGRFIHIQGCVILFLLALGWTGAAYVRRREIKKIRTSMRSGNSLAFLYQDIDQFEHSKQAKLPRVTVVLPLKGFGEHNLHNWRSQMTSLYGGPIEFLFIVDSKQDPAYHAVSRLLSEYKDNVEAKIIVAGQSTTCSQKIHNQLVGAENMHKDSKYIVFLDDDVRLHPGSIGALTAEMEKNPDIFIQTGYPLDLPSGSLGSYCIYEYHMPCSIGFATGGKTFFLWGGCMMMHSDDFRKDTHGVVSGLRDGGYSDDMTLAAIAGAHKRLITSPPVAVFPHPLASDLTFARYWNYLRKQTFVLESYITYENWIMNRILFFVHLYISWAFVAPYILSVIHIVAALWFQSKGYRLEETILSTGLFLVGWHALFTLWALLAVWNLTRVEVQLCNFLSPQGPQISMASYNLCLVFLALLVGNVLFPICALRSHFSQCINWSGIVYHLKNGKIHKIDRKKEKAQKFTDLSGKNLHGRRGGKNKISVLFSLSRCMIRWQKPRKSE
- the LOC141690187 gene encoding uncharacterized protein LOC141690187 isoform X2 — protein: MEAVVSLFESVDYFLFSASSALTAPLGRFIHIQGCVILFLLALGWTGAAYVRRREIKKIRTSMRSGNSLAFLYQDIDQFEHSKQAKLPRVTVVLPLKGFGEHNLHNWRSQMTSLYGGPIEFLFIVDSKQDPAYHAVSRLLSEYKDNVEAKIIVAGQSTTCSQKIHNQLVGAENMHKDSKYIVFLDDDVRLHPGSIGALTAEMEKNPDIFIQTGYPLDLPSGSLGSYCIYEYHMPCSIGFATGGKTFFLWGGCMMMHSDDFRKDTHGVVSGLRDGGYSDDMTLAAIAGAHKRLITSPPVAVFPHPLASDLTFARFLQQNMPSHNVCRLSYLTPSPPQFTICKAPYILSVIHIVAALWFQSKGYRLEETILSTGLFLVGWHALFTLWALLAVWNLTRVEVQLCNFLSPQGPQISMASYNLCLVFLALLVGNVLFPICALRSHFSQCINWSGIVYHLKNGKIHKIDRKKEKAQKFTDLSGKNLHGRRGGKNKISVLFSLSRCMIRWQKPRKSE